The window GCCTTTGGAACAAGGTCCAGCTTGTCTCGTTACAGTCcattgtttgtctcttttgtgcAGTCCATTTTTTCCTggtgtgtctcactctcttgCAGCACCGTATCTAAGTgatgtacaaacaaaaaacttttgccCGCAAAAATGGCACACAATGTGCACAATGCATTGCGAGATCACGTGCCCTTTCGAGCCCAATGGAGCACGGGTAGGGAagctaagtgtgtgtgcatgcgcgcaCACGCGTGAGTGACTCGTAATGGCTTTGAGGTTAATAAAAACTGTTGGATGTCTGTAAAgacgagagacagagagagagagagagatagtgaggTGGTAGGTCTGtaaagaagagagagtgaaaagtgaaaggtagGTTCTCCCTtctggagagaggagggagagagagaggctttaGGTCATCTgtaaagaagagggagagggagagtggcttttaaaattatttgttgTATGTGGTGGACaatatattaaagaaaaaaagacataaaccatctgttttttaaaaaaggaaggaTTTATagtgctttgaaaaaaaataaaataaactgtgaatttacaaacaatattgttttttgatttaACAGTCATTGTTCAACATGCTCAGACTGAGCCAACAAACCGTTTTAACAGGATGAATTGAATATTATCAAAATGTGTGGGTCTAGTAGTCTAGTCTAGTTTTCAGAGGGCTCTTTCAGACTTTGACAAGGCTTTTACCCTAAACATTGAAGTACAGAAATAAAGGGTAATATTGCAGTAGCATATTCAAGTATTGTGTtctaaaatacaaatgtattattatttctatCACACCCTACAGATCACATTGATGTTAATCCTTCAAGCCCCCAAACATTTCCATGGCTTTGGTCTTGCTCATCGGTCTGGTGTCAGTACTTTTTACATCCACCTGTGGATTGAATTTAACCAGCCCCTCTTCTGAATACCAAGCAGCGCTAGGACATGACATCAGCCTCAGATGCCATTTCACCCTTGCTTCTGTGGATGTTGGCGACTTGGAGATTGAGTGGACGGTCAACCGTTCAGATggtcaagaggaagaggaacacCTCATCTGTTACACTGAGAACGTACTACACCACTTCACTGGTTTTGAAGGCCGAGTCCACTTTTCCTCTCCAGATCCCCAAGATGGAGATGCTTCACTAACCATTAAACGTGTTAAGATTACAGACAAAGGTACTTATCAATGTACAGTAAAAAAGTTTCGAGAAGTCCAAAGCAGTCAGATTAAGCTGATGGTAATGGAGGAGGTGCCTGTTCCAGTTTATGGTTCCGATGGTGGCACTGAGTCTGATGTGGACTTAAAGCTGAGGAACAGGTCTTCACTAGTCACCACCTTCCCTGCAAACTACAGTTTGTTGCCATCCACCGAAACTTCTGCAAGCTCTCATGATGACTTGTCTTCACAAGACAATGCAAAAACCACCACAGGAACCACCACTGTAATCACCACAGGAACTATCACAGGAACCTACCCTCACACACTCCAGGCAACTACTGTTGTGGTAATGATGTCAGTATTCAACCAAGTTTTTGGAATGGTCCATGACACTGCTGAAACCCACACGGTTCATTTGAACCTCACCACGGAATctcaaaacacttcatcacTGGATGGGGCAGTATCAATCGCAGTGACTGTTCCCATTACTTTCATTATCATAATTTCGGCAGGCATAATTTTCCgctgctggaaacaaaaaaaacagcagaagtctgatgaagaaaatgtctcaGCTGATGAAGAGAGGTTTGTCCCTGCACAGCCAGAAATGACCACGGTAATGAAGGAAATTGATGTAGTAGTAATTACAGTTcctgttttgtaaaataattcaataaataaaataattcagtaaataattttttatgttaaagatGGTAGACTGTATAGAGAACACATGGAATTTGTGGGAGAAGATGGGCATGGAACTTGAAGACATAACCATAACCCTTATGAAAATTAAGGTGAGTGGTAAACCTCATTAAGGTTAAGGGTAGAAGCTTGATTTATTGTTCATAAAATTTTCCCTTTTACgtcagaaatgtaaatgtcatttttgtccttgACAGGAGGAGGATTCTACAGAAGAGATACCTGAAACAAATGTGGATTATGAGGGTAAGAACTTGAGCTGAGAAATcatatttcactgcagtattGAATTTAAGGGATTGTGGCGTGCAAGCCAAATCTTCCATTCAATTAAAAtagctctttttctctcttttgctttgtaGATGGAGAAGTTATGGGAGCATTACTTTCAAAGATTACCAGCTTGTGAGCTTTAATTCAGCCCAGAGAAAGGCTTCTGTTAGTTTAAGTGTAAGTTTGGTCTGATCACAATGGTATActgagaaaatggatggaagtttTTTACAGGGCCACTTGGGGCCATCACTCATTTGAAATAATGTTATGTCATTATGTACTGACATAGTGCATCATAGCTAGAATTTGGTTGTTATTGCATGGTCACATAGGGATTTTCCATAGGTATACTGAGATAGTGGATGCTAATACTTCATTAACAAAGATATGGAGATTGTGTTATATGCAGTGTTATGCTATGGTTATACTGACAAGCTGTAAACTGGTAATAGCTTTTCTGGTTAGTTCTGAagttattttagattttgagaAGGTTTTTGTCTAAATGGTTTTGTCACGAGAAATATTACAGTGGTATACTGAAAGGGGGATGAGATATTTGATCTGGCTGTCATTGCTaatcaaaatgtcataaaatgtttgcattgcaATAAAGCATATTTGGTTGGTTATTTTCAAGCTGCAAATCATGGTTTTGGATGTCAGAGTTATGCATAGTTGCATGCCCTTACAGTGGATACCAGGATCCAGTATAATTTTCCATAATGGTATTGGATTCCAGAGTACTGTGTTGATGTTTGATGCAAGGATCCAGTGTAATAGCATGCTAATGttggataagataagataggtttatttgtcacacacacaatcatacacggtacaatgtgcagtgaacttctttgtgtccctgctaccaaaaaataggtaaataaaaaatttaaatttaaatattgcaaaagagaacgcttgtaaagaaaaataataaaattaaaattaaatttcaaaaaagtgaaaatgtgcagtatttacatctagtgcatgtagtgcaggtgggagtgggattggggaagaagcttttcctcatcctctcagtgttggttctcaggcagcagaaccgatggcctgatggcaacagggagaggagtgagtgtccggggtgatggggctgcctgaggatcttctcggctctcgacctgcatcgtttggtgtaaatgtcctgcaggtcgggtaaagttgttctgattgtccgctcagctgagcggactaccctcctgagggccgagaggtcctgctttgtgcagctgcccatccatgtggtgatgctcccactcaagatgctctcagtggtgcaggtgtaaaagttcctgagcaccttgagggggagcctgaagtctctgaggcgtctgaggtggaacagacgctgcctggcctttttaacagtcctgtgaatgtgcagtgaccaggacaggtcccgtgtgatggtcacaccgaggtatttaaaactgtccaccctctccacctcagacccgccgatgcagagtggacggatgtccttctgctgcttcttcctgtagtccacaatcagctccttagttttgctgacgttcagcaggaggttattctcctggcaccagctctccaggtgggtgacctccttcctgtaggcctcctccttgttttgggagattaaccccacgatggctgtgtcgtcagcaaactttatgatggtgttactgtctgatgtggacacacagtcatgtgtatacagggagtacagcaggggactcagcacgcagccttggggggatccagtgttgagggtgagaggggatgagctatgggtgcccacgcgtaccacctgttgtctgccagtaaggatgctgtg is drawn from Scatophagus argus isolate fScaArg1 unplaced genomic scaffold, fScaArg1.pri scaffold_53_ctg1, whole genome shotgun sequence and contains these coding sequences:
- the LOC124055988 gene encoding coxsackievirus and adenovirus receptor homolog, with the translated sequence MALVLLIGLVSVLFTSTCGLNLTSPSSEYQAALGHDISLRCHFTLASVDVGDLEIEWTVNRSDGQEEEEHLICYTENVLHHFTGFEGRVHFSSPDPQDGDASLTIKRVKITDKGTYQCTVKKFREVQSSQIKLMVMEEVPVPVYGSDGGTESDVDLKLRNRSSLVTTFPANYSLLPSTETSASSHDDLSSQDNAKTTTGTTTVITTGTITGTYPHTLQATTVVVMMSVFNQVFGMVHDTAETHTVHLNLTTESQNTSSLDGAVSIAVTVPITFIIIISAGIIFRCWKQKKQQKSDEENVSADEERFVPAQPEMTTMVDCIENTWNLWEKMGMELEDITITLMKIKEEDSTEEIPETNVDYEDGEVMGALLSKITSL